The following are from one region of the Carnobacterium gallinarum DSM 4847 genome:
- a CDS encoding competence protein ComK gives MKKEPYDTREKEELKKYYLKGFRSLKKEVEYYRNKKKHQPYYLNKADYLFSHEPVTSLDISQKNITELLMQAQEISRVQIDYETLYVQNISQFDEVYQSMIHRIGLAPIKTKETTLEIMNRYFKQQGVSYEMVQHLGKMLGITKFCPYLVGDSCFIPDFGKSHPLTSWLALHQVVDSEQIKGSKETYLFCRNNYRVILPISLKRFTKRIEHAASIYHIQRSIMHFMNRFFAKEVTVHIEEPFNIIHQFLIQMQFVLPRYTLIEIISYLKYFWVSEAIKKEFGIEDPYLSQLRSHFESSNIMSETERHGKNRGIK, from the coding sequence ATGAAAAAAGAACCTTACGATACAAGAGAAAAGGAGGAATTGAAAAAGTATTATTTAAAAGGATTTCGTTCTTTGAAAAAAGAAGTAGAGTATTATCGTAACAAGAAAAAACATCAACCTTACTACTTAAATAAAGCCGATTATTTATTTTCACATGAGCCAGTGACTTCGCTTGATATTAGCCAAAAAAATATTACAGAGTTACTTATGCAGGCGCAAGAAATTTCAAGAGTTCAGATTGACTATGAAACGTTATATGTGCAAAATATTAGTCAGTTTGATGAAGTGTACCAAAGTATGATTCATCGGATTGGTTTGGCCCCTATAAAAACAAAAGAAACAACATTGGAGATTATGAATCGTTATTTCAAACAACAAGGTGTTTCATATGAAATGGTTCAGCATTTAGGCAAGATGTTAGGGATTACGAAGTTTTGTCCGTATTTAGTAGGAGATAGTTGCTTTATACCAGATTTTGGGAAAAGTCACCCACTAACAAGTTGGCTAGCCTTGCATCAAGTAGTGGATAGTGAGCAAATTAAAGGTTCTAAAGAAACATACTTATTTTGTCGAAATAATTATCGTGTTATTTTACCTATTAGTTTAAAGCGTTTTACTAAACGAATCGAGCATGCGGCTTCAATTTATCACATTCAACGTTCTATTATGCACTTTATGAATCGATTTTTTGCTAAAGAAGTAACGGTTCATATTGAGGAGCCCTTTAATATTATTCATCAATTTCTAATTCAAATGCAGTTCGTATTGCCCCGTTATACGTTAATTGAAATTATCAGTTATTTAAAATACTTCTGGGTTAGTGAGGCAATAAAAAAAGAATTTGGGATTGAAGATCCTTATTTAAGTCAACTACGTAGTCATTTTGAATCTTCTAATATAATGAGTGAGACAGAGCGTCATGGAAAAAATAGAGGAATAAAATAA
- a CDS encoding aldo/keto reductase family protein: MTIKELPLVGLGTWLLTDFDELKSSIKAAIDTGYQHIDTAQVYNNEYDIGIILKELEIDPSKLFLTTKVTPVNYQKYVKESVYESLRRLQVDSINLVLLHAEAAEESLNSSAYKELLELQAAGIIQHVGVSNFSIKGIQTLIAETGKVPYCNQIVCSPTTRSLDLEKYCQTQGIKLTGYSIIKPYFSPNPFYPESALTSAEKEQLDQLCENYSVSIAQLLNKWAIQHGYHVIPKSANPKRVRENFELDFEISETDMLLMDRMNRFTAAREWNGIELTKEQLEKGLLFEKHFK; the protein is encoded by the coding sequence ATGACAATTAAAGAATTGCCATTAGTAGGTTTAGGTACATGGTTATTAACAGACTTTGATGAATTGAAGTCATCAATAAAGGCAGCAATAGATACTGGATACCAACATATTGACACGGCCCAAGTTTATAATAATGAGTATGATATTGGTATAATTTTAAAAGAGTTGGAAATAGATCCATCAAAGTTATTTTTAACAACGAAGGTAACACCAGTTAATTATCAAAAATATGTCAAAGAATCGGTGTATGAATCACTAAGACGTTTGCAAGTAGACTCTATTAATTTGGTTTTACTTCACGCAGAAGCAGCGGAAGAAAGCTTAAATAGTAGTGCGTACAAAGAGTTATTAGAATTGCAAGCGGCAGGAATCATTCAACATGTTGGGGTTTCAAATTTTTCAATTAAAGGAATTCAAACATTAATAGCTGAAACAGGAAAAGTTCCTTATTGCAACCAAATTGTATGCTCACCAACAACGCGTTCGTTAGATCTTGAAAAATACTGTCAAACTCAAGGTATTAAGCTAACTGGATATTCGATTATAAAACCGTATTTTAGTCCCAATCCTTTTTATCCGGAATCGGCATTAACTAGTGCAGAAAAAGAGCAATTGGATCAACTATGTGAGAACTATTCTGTCAGTATTGCTCAATTGTTAAATAAGTGGGCCATTCAGCATGGTTATCATGTGATTCCAAAATCAGCTAATCCTAAGCGAGTAAGAGAGAATTTTGAGCTTGATTTTGAAATTAGTGAGACAGATATGTTGCTGATGGATCGAATGAATCGGTTTACGGCGGCTAGGGAATGGAATGGCATAGAGTTAACGAAGGAACAACTAGAAAAAGGCTTACTATTTGAAAAGCACTTTAAATAA
- a CDS encoding TetR/AcrR family transcriptional regulator, translating into MSINKTKKDIQNALLKLLSTQTIEQITVKQIAHVTFISRTYFYNHFKDKYDVMQSLVEDYLTSIQSLFTKNHDYLLIESFTKERVYELSYQNTVEIMDYLKSEQQNLIQLIKKSTFKEQLYDLYYQHFIDAIPQIFIVNVNTTIIYYITQGIFQIYMNWLEHGCQESIEDLSTNITNLLMISIEQFPSTNYS; encoded by the coding sequence ATGTCTATAAATAAAACTAAAAAAGACATCCAAAATGCGTTATTAAAGTTACTATCAACTCAAACGATTGAGCAAATAACTGTAAAGCAAATTGCCCATGTAACATTTATTAGCCGAACCTACTTTTACAATCATTTCAAAGATAAATATGATGTTATGCAATCCTTAGTAGAGGATTATCTAACTAGCATTCAGTCTTTATTCACTAAAAATCATGATTATTTATTAATAGAATCATTTACAAAAGAACGAGTTTATGAATTATCCTATCAGAATACGGTTGAGATTATGGACTATTTAAAGAGTGAACAACAAAATCTAATCCAACTTATTAAGAAAAGTACATTTAAAGAGCAACTATATGATCTATATTATCAACATTTTATAGACGCAATCCCTCAAATATTCATTGTTAATGTAAATACAACGATAATTTACTACATAACTCAAGGAATATTTCAAATATATATGAACTGGTTAGAACATGGTTGCCAAGAGTCGATTGAAGACTTGTCTACAAATATTACTAATTTACTTATGATTTCTATTGAGCAATTTCCTTCTACTAATTATTCTTAA
- a CDS encoding YdcF family protein, translating to MKMLKRIFLSLIGLGLMVLLIIGSLIYSGTKKTPVENADTMIILGAQVRGNPAVPSAVLQERLDAAIPYLERNFTTQVIVTGGKGPDETSTEASVMADYLVKKGIAAERIKEESQSTNTKENLKNAKKMADLGKTVIVTSDFHLYRGLLLAKREDITASGLPAVSRSSATFKSYLRELIALPYGILFAW from the coding sequence ATGAAAATGTTAAAACGAATATTCCTCAGCTTAATTGGTTTAGGGTTAATGGTACTGCTGATTATCGGCAGTTTAATTTATTCTGGAACAAAAAAGACACCTGTGGAAAATGCAGATACGATGATTATTCTAGGAGCACAAGTGCGAGGAAATCCTGCTGTTCCAAGTGCAGTTCTACAAGAACGATTAGATGCCGCTATTCCTTATTTAGAAAGAAATTTCACTACACAAGTAATTGTCACTGGTGGAAAAGGACCTGATGAAACATCAACTGAAGCGAGTGTTATGGCTGACTATTTAGTCAAAAAAGGGATTGCCGCTGAACGAATTAAAGAAGAGTCACAATCAACAAATACTAAGGAAAATCTTAAAAATGCGAAAAAAATGGCTGATTTAGGTAAGACAGTCATTGTAACTAGCGATTTTCATTTATATCGGGGTTTGCTCTTAGCAAAACGTGAGGATATTACAGCATCTGGTCTGCCAGCAGTTTCCCGAAGTTCTGCCACTTTCAAGAGTTATTTACGAGAATTAATCGCTTTACCATATGGAATTCTCTTTGCTTGGTAA
- a CDS encoding PH domain-containing protein, with the protein MGLFSGLISNASDSDSDATRKKLADVLLPSENIELAYKLVRDMIVFTDKRLIIIDKQGMTGKKISYKTYPYRSISRFTVETSGHFDLDAELSIFISSAIEPAETLTFSKDRHIVEIQQALAQAIL; encoded by the coding sequence ATGGGATTATTTAGTGGATTGATTAGTAATGCTAGTGATAGTGATAGTGATGCAACTCGTAAAAAATTAGCGGATGTTTTATTACCTAGTGAAAATATCGAGTTAGCCTATAAACTTGTTCGTGATATGATTGTCTTTACTGACAAACGTTTAATCATCATTGATAAACAAGGAATGACTGGCAAAAAAATCTCGTATAAAACGTATCCTTATCGTAGTATCAGCCGATTTACTGTTGAAACTAGTGGACATTTTGATCTAGATGCAGAATTAAGTATTTTTATCTCTTCTGCAATTGAGCCTGCTGAAACTTTGACCTTCTCAAAAGATCGTCATATTGTTGAAATTCAACAAGCATTAGCCCAGGCAATCTTATAA
- a CDS encoding winged helix-turn-helix transcriptional regulator — protein MGKELNNSYQNAEEVFSIFDKKWMGLIVDVLLDGPQRYKDIAQTIPTISDRILVQRLKELTENGIVIRKVYPESPIRVEYQLTDKGIALNAILAEVHKWSEKWGD, from the coding sequence ATGGGTAAGGAACTAAACAATAGTTACCAAAATGCGGAAGAAGTATTCTCGATTTTCGATAAAAAATGGATGGGTTTAATTGTAGATGTTTTATTAGACGGTCCACAACGCTACAAAGATATAGCTCAAACAATTCCCACTATTAGTGATCGTATTTTAGTTCAACGGCTAAAAGAGTTAACTGAAAATGGAATTGTTATTCGTAAAGTCTATCCAGAATCTCCTATTCGAGTTGAATATCAATTAACTGACAAAGGGATTGCATTAAATGCAATTTTGGCAGAAGTGCATAAATGGTCGGAAAAATGGGGGGATTAA
- a CDS encoding DNA alkylation repair protein: protein MVTALKDMYHQEFLIEFAGKVKGAAPYFNIDEFVVAVMDDSWEELKLKERMRRISTMLEANLEGDYSRKLAVLFAIADQCHGFPYLFFPDFVEVYGLAEKDWDLSMEALACFTQKSSSEFAIRPFILLNPIKGMTQMKQWALSDNVDLRRLASEGCRPRLPWGQALGIFKEDPEPVLAIVELLKSDSELYVQKSVANNLNDIAKDHPDRIVEIVKKWQGQTTETDWILRKGCRTLIKQAVPEIMFLFGYPAILGRIELAELTVTPKEITIGDKGKLSYHFQVNTGEELKLRMEYGIYFVKANGQAKRKLFFLSEQKVAGNTLIKGQRSHDWKNLTTRKHYVGEHRIVLVVNGVEIAETVLSLK, encoded by the coding sequence ATGGTAACAGCGTTAAAAGATATGTACCATCAAGAGTTTCTAATAGAGTTTGCAGGAAAAGTTAAAGGAGCAGCGCCCTATTTTAATATAGACGAATTTGTAGTAGCCGTTATGGATGATTCATGGGAAGAACTAAAACTTAAAGAGCGAATGCGTCGAATTTCAACAATGTTAGAAGCTAATTTAGAAGGCGATTATTCAAGGAAGTTGGCTGTTTTATTTGCAATTGCCGATCAATGTCATGGTTTTCCATATCTTTTCTTTCCAGATTTTGTTGAAGTTTATGGCTTAGCAGAAAAGGATTGGGATTTGTCAATGGAGGCATTAGCTTGTTTTACTCAGAAATCATCATCAGAGTTTGCGATTCGTCCGTTTATTTTATTGAATCCTATTAAAGGAATGACTCAGATGAAACAGTGGGCTTTATCGGATAATGTTGATTTGCGTCGTTTAGCTAGTGAAGGTTGCCGACCAAGATTACCTTGGGGACAGGCGTTAGGCATTTTTAAAGAAGATCCTGAACCTGTGTTGGCGATAGTAGAGTTGCTAAAATCTGATTCGGAGCTTTATGTTCAAAAAAGTGTGGCGAACAATCTAAATGATATTGCCAAAGATCATCCTGATAGAATAGTTGAGATTGTTAAAAAATGGCAAGGACAGACTACGGAAACAGATTGGATTTTGCGTAAAGGCTGCCGAACGCTGATTAAGCAAGCTGTCCCAGAAATTATGTTTCTCTTTGGCTATCCAGCAATTCTGGGGCGAATTGAATTGGCCGAATTGACAGTAACACCAAAAGAAATAACCATTGGGGACAAAGGTAAACTAAGTTATCACTTTCAAGTAAATACTGGCGAGGAATTAAAATTACGAATGGAGTATGGTATTTATTTTGTGAAGGCGAATGGACAAGCGAAGCGTAAGCTATTTTTCCTATCTGAACAAAAAGTGGCTGGGAATACTTTGATTAAGGGACAACGAAGTCATGATTGGAAGAACTTAACGACGCGGAAACATTATGTAGGTGAACATCGGATAGTTTTGGTTGTCAATGGAGTTGAGATTGCTGAAACAGTGCTATCTTTAAAATGA
- the menC gene encoding o-succinylbenzoate synthase yields MRLTKVTLYQLEMPLVTPFRTSYGVMENKNFTLIEVEDSLGYKGYGELEAFTVPDYTEETEETARIILLRHLLPLLKGQEIQHPCEIRSLFAGIRGNEMAKSAIETAIWDLYGRQEGKSIQNLIGGVGEQVPVGVSIGIQPDLEQLIQVVAAYVAEGYTRVKLKIQPGFDVEPIAAVRKHFPDLRLMADANSAYTRLDLAVLKALDLYNLEMLEQPFGVRDFVDHAWLQRQMVTRICLDENIRCLGDVQLAKELGSCRGINLKLSRVGGIQEAIDIAEYCQQNDLLVWCGGMLEAGVGRAFNIALASRAEFKFPGDISASNRYFKEDIIQPEFQLTAGTMTVPTADGIGVAINWSVVERYCLEKTTYELRSQ; encoded by the coding sequence GTGAGACTTACGAAAGTGACTCTTTATCAATTAGAAATGCCTTTAGTAACTCCTTTTAGAACTAGTTATGGGGTAATGGAGAATAAAAACTTTACTCTAATTGAAGTTGAGGACAGCTTAGGATACAAAGGATACGGTGAGCTAGAAGCGTTTACGGTGCCGGATTATACGGAGGAAACAGAAGAGACGGCTAGAATTATTTTACTTCGTCATTTGTTGCCATTATTAAAAGGGCAAGAGATTCAACATCCTTGTGAGATTCGTTCGTTATTCGCTGGAATTCGTGGCAATGAGATGGCGAAATCTGCTATTGAAACAGCTATTTGGGATTTATATGGTAGACAGGAAGGAAAGTCCATTCAGAACTTGATTGGTGGAGTAGGCGAACAGGTTCCTGTTGGTGTTAGTATTGGGATTCAACCGGATTTAGAGCAGTTAATTCAAGTCGTAGCAGCGTATGTTGCAGAGGGCTATACACGAGTAAAGTTAAAAATCCAACCGGGATTTGATGTGGAACCCATTGCTGCGGTACGAAAGCATTTTCCTGATTTACGATTAATGGCCGATGCAAATTCAGCCTATACACGGTTGGATTTGGCTGTTTTAAAAGCATTAGATCTGTATAATTTAGAAATGTTGGAACAGCCTTTTGGTGTGCGGGATTTTGTTGATCATGCTTGGCTGCAACGGCAGATGGTGACAAGAATCTGCCTAGATGAAAATATTCGTTGTTTAGGTGATGTTCAATTAGCTAAGGAGTTAGGGAGTTGTCGTGGGATTAATCTGAAGCTTTCTCGTGTTGGTGGGATACAAGAGGCGATTGATATTGCGGAGTATTGCCAACAAAATGATCTGTTAGTATGGTGTGGTGGCATGCTCGAGGCAGGTGTTGGACGAGCATTCAATATCGCATTAGCTTCACGAGCTGAATTTAAATTTCCAGGAGATATCTCCGCCTCTAATCGTTATTTTAAAGAAGACATTATTCAGCCGGAATTTCAATTAACAGCAGGTACAATGACCGTTCCAACAGCTGATGGAATTGGAGTAGCTATTAACTGGTCAGTAGTTGAACGCTATTGCTTAGAAAAAACTACGTATGAGTTAAGATCGCAATAA
- the menH gene encoding 2-succinyl-6-hydroxy-2,4-cyclohexadiene-1-carboxylate synthase — translation MKALIRGLSYEYQLTTGTNARLVPWLMLHGFTGTQQTFSTNRKNMPHDTILTVDLVGHGGSFQSDISAERYQIQQQCLDLKLILEELKIPKVNLLGYSMGGRVALAFAEIYPEMVAQLVLESSSPGLKTEAERQQRRVSDENLAEKIIQNGVDSFVIEWESLPLFATQNNLNQATQKQIQEERLSQEAVGLAESLRQMGTGNQPSYWSELSRLNMPVYLLVGSLDNKFKKIAIEMNELIKNSELIEFQNAGHAIHIEKPQEFASILISISNQEDE, via the coding sequence ATGAAAGCACTCATTCGAGGATTAAGTTATGAGTATCAGTTGACAACTGGAACCAATGCTCGTTTAGTTCCATGGCTGATGTTACATGGATTTACTGGAACACAACAGACTTTTTCAACTAATAGAAAAAATATGCCACATGATACGATTTTGACAGTGGATTTAGTAGGACACGGTGGTAGCTTTCAGTCAGATATCTCAGCGGAACGTTATCAGATACAACAACAATGTTTAGACTTAAAATTAATATTAGAAGAATTAAAAATACCGAAAGTTAATCTGCTTGGTTATTCAATGGGAGGGCGAGTGGCGTTAGCTTTTGCGGAAATTTATCCAGAAATGGTGGCGCAATTAGTCTTAGAAAGTAGTTCTCCTGGATTAAAAACAGAAGCAGAGAGACAGCAGCGAAGAGTTTCTGATGAAAATTTGGCGGAAAAAATAATTCAAAATGGAGTGGACTCATTTGTTATTGAATGGGAAAGTTTGCCATTATTTGCTACACAAAATAATTTGAATCAAGCTACGCAAAAACAAATTCAAGAAGAACGCTTAAGTCAGGAAGCTGTGGGTTTAGCAGAAAGCTTGCGCCAAATGGGGACTGGTAACCAACCAAGCTATTGGTCAGAATTATCTAGATTAAATATGCCTGTTTATTTGTTAGTAGGTTCCTTGGATAATAAATTTAAAAAAATAGCTATAGAAATGAATGAACTCATTAAAAATAGTGAACTTATTGAGTTTCAAAATGCCGGACATGCCATTCATATTGAGAAACCACAAGAGTTTGCAAGTATTTTAATCAGTATTAGCAATCAAGAGGATGAGTAA
- the menD gene encoding 2-succinyl-5-enolpyruvyl-6-hydroxy-3-cyclohexene-1-carboxylic-acid synthase, translating into MSKVNQAMTDYLATFVEELVQAGVKEAVISPGSRSTPLALLMAEHPTLKVYVDIDERSAGFFALGIAKAAKRPVVLLCTSGTAAANYFPAIAEAKLSTIPLIVLTADRPPELRNVGAPQAIEQINLYGTHVKTFVDMALPENSVEMLRYAKWHGSKSVDIAMTVPRGPVHLNFPLREPLVPVLDPSPFSNQTLAEHVHIYYSHKIISIQTIDKIIAACSGKKGIIVAGPLDKKAFPAKLAAFAKQIGWPIIADPLSGLRSYGETENTVIDQYDAFLRTPDLVENLVPEVIIRFGAMPVSKSLMKWLEAFEGIPYYLVDPGEEWKDPMKAATDLIHCDEHFLVEEFSQRFTTKTDASWLTNWQDINQVTKKIILMNLDTTDGINEGALIALLRENLPDQSGLFIGNSMPIRDVDTFFAKTDKKVKLMANRGANGIDGVISSALGGATVQQSMFLVIGDLSFYHDMNGLLMAQKYGINLTIVLVNNNGGGIFSFLPQANLPKYFETLFGTELNLDFGKVADLYSANYHEVTEWEQLYDALDHVSFNKGLNIIEIRTNRYENLEAHKALFAKVAAGLTGLNQ; encoded by the coding sequence ATGAGTAAAGTAAATCAAGCAATGACTGATTATTTAGCGACATTTGTGGAAGAATTAGTGCAAGCAGGTGTGAAGGAAGCTGTCATTAGTCCGGGATCACGTTCAACGCCACTTGCCTTATTAATGGCAGAACACCCAACGTTAAAAGTTTATGTAGATATCGATGAACGTTCCGCTGGTTTTTTTGCGTTAGGAATTGCTAAAGCAGCTAAGCGACCCGTTGTCTTACTATGTACATCAGGAACGGCAGCTGCGAATTATTTCCCTGCAATTGCAGAAGCGAAGCTATCAACGATTCCTTTGATTGTTTTAACCGCAGACCGTCCACCTGAATTACGCAATGTAGGAGCGCCTCAAGCAATTGAGCAAATTAATTTATATGGTACTCATGTGAAGACCTTTGTTGATATGGCCTTGCCAGAGAATTCTGTTGAGATGCTACGTTATGCTAAATGGCACGGCAGCAAGTCTGTTGATATCGCCATGACTGTTCCTCGTGGTCCCGTTCATTTGAATTTTCCTTTACGTGAGCCATTGGTCCCTGTGTTAGATCCATCTCCTTTTTCTAATCAGACTTTGGCAGAACACGTGCATATTTACTATTCTCATAAAATAATTTCGATTCAAACAATTGATAAAATTATTGCCGCTTGTTCAGGGAAAAAAGGGATAATCGTTGCTGGACCGTTAGATAAAAAAGCTTTTCCAGCAAAATTAGCCGCCTTTGCCAAACAAATTGGTTGGCCGATTATTGCAGACCCGTTATCTGGTTTACGCAGTTATGGCGAAACTGAAAATACTGTGATAGATCAATATGATGCCTTTTTAAGAACACCTGATTTAGTAGAAAACTTAGTTCCAGAAGTCATTATTCGATTTGGAGCTATGCCTGTTTCAAAATCATTAATGAAATGGTTGGAAGCATTTGAAGGAATTCCTTATTATTTAGTTGATCCAGGTGAAGAGTGGAAAGATCCAATGAAGGCCGCGACAGATTTAATTCATTGTGATGAACATTTTCTAGTGGAAGAATTTAGTCAACGTTTTACGACAAAAACGGATGCATCTTGGTTAACAAATTGGCAAGATATAAACCAAGTAACTAAAAAAATTATATTAATGAATCTAGATACTACGGATGGCATCAACGAAGGTGCTTTAATTGCCTTATTACGTGAAAATTTGCCGGATCAATCAGGTTTATTTATTGGCAATAGTATGCCTATTCGTGATGTGGATACTTTTTTTGCTAAGACTGATAAAAAAGTGAAATTGATGGCAAATCGAGGTGCGAATGGAATTGATGGTGTGATTTCATCGGCATTAGGGGGAGCAACCGTTCAGCAGTCTATGTTTTTAGTTATTGGTGATTTATCTTTCTACCATGATATGAATGGGTTGTTGATGGCACAGAAATATGGGATTAATTTAACGATTGTATTAGTGAATAATAATGGTGGTGGCATTTTTTCTTTCTTGCCACAAGCTAATTTGCCTAAGTATTTTGAAACCTTATTTGGGACAGAGTTGAATTTAGATTTTGGGAAAGTCGCAGATTTATATAGTGCCAATTACCATGAAGTAACGGAATGGGAGCAACTTTATGATGCATTGGATCATGTGAGTTTTAATAAAGGCTTGAATATTATTGAAATTAGGACCAATCGTTATGAAAATCTGGAGGCTCATAAAGCACTATTTGCTAAAGTCGCTGCTGGTTTGACAGGTTTGAATCAATGA
- a CDS encoding isochorismate synthase, which yields MLKLPNELLEEAKEKLKVHSKILISYVIELEEIDAMTLFKKGSSLYQGTRIFWQNPQKTLTMAGIGQTEIFQSENNRQSYQELTQFKRELMIQTVSNHQVLGTGALFVGGFPFDSHVETTSEWQEFKKAYFSLPTYLVTETPTQTFSTFNFYVTESNLIEETQRIFSNWQILINQPIPLEHQSSIVSKTELATEEWLQAVEETVEAIKQDSELKKVVLSRQMLLQHQTKVDTNTVLEKLKATQQNSYFFVLENGEKTFIGATPERLLSVEGNQFYSACVAGSAPRGATPSEDEKIGSALLADHKNVHEHHLVVEMISQTMKQFSENIRLSGAPTLLKNRDIQHLFLTLTGTRKLGIPFLSAVQMMHPTPALGGVPTDLALAIIRQKEPYNRGFYGAPIGWIDAADQGEFAVGIRSALITGSQSLLFAGCGIVADSQPNEELIETGIKFQPMLRALGGMENE from the coding sequence ATGTTGAAATTGCCAAATGAATTATTAGAAGAGGCTAAAGAGAAATTAAAAGTTCACTCAAAAATATTGATTAGCTATGTTATTGAATTAGAAGAGATAGATGCTATGACTTTATTTAAAAAAGGGAGTTCTCTTTACCAAGGAACACGTATCTTTTGGCAAAATCCTCAAAAAACCTTAACAATGGCTGGTATTGGTCAAACTGAGATTTTTCAATCGGAAAATAACCGTCAAAGTTATCAAGAATTAACTCAATTTAAACGAGAATTAATGATCCAAACAGTTAGCAACCACCAAGTTTTAGGTACAGGAGCGCTGTTTGTTGGTGGATTTCCTTTTGATTCCCATGTAGAAACAACTAGCGAATGGCAGGAATTTAAAAAGGCTTATTTTAGTTTGCCAACTTATTTAGTAACAGAAACGCCAACACAAACTTTTAGTACATTTAATTTTTATGTAACCGAAAGTAATTTAATTGAAGAAACGCAAAGAATTTTTTCTAATTGGCAAATTTTGATAAACCAACCAATTCCATTAGAACATCAATCGAGCATTGTGTCTAAAACAGAGTTAGCAACAGAAGAATGGTTACAAGCAGTTGAAGAAACCGTTGAAGCAATTAAGCAGGATTCTGAATTAAAAAAAGTTGTTTTATCGCGTCAAATGCTGTTGCAGCATCAAACAAAAGTTGATACGAATACAGTTTTAGAAAAATTAAAAGCTACGCAGCAAAACAGTTATTTTTTTGTGCTTGAAAATGGAGAAAAAACTTTTATTGGAGCTACTCCAGAACGGTTATTATCAGTAGAAGGCAATCAATTTTATTCCGCTTGTGTTGCTGGATCGGCCCCAAGAGGCGCTACCCCATCAGAAGATGAAAAGATTGGTTCTGCATTATTAGCCGATCATAAAAATGTTCATGAACATCACTTAGTAGTAGAAATGATTAGCCAAACAATGAAACAATTCTCTGAGAATATTCGTTTGTCAGGCGCACCAACTTTATTAAAAAATCGTGATATTCAGCACTTATTTTTAACTTTAACTGGAACTAGAAAGTTAGGAATCCCTTTTTTATCAGCAGTTCAAATGATGCATCCAACACCTGCTTTAGGAGGTGTGCCGACGGATTTAGCTTTAGCGATTATTCGTCAAAAAGAGCCTTATAATCGTGGATTTTATGGTGCTCCTATTGGTTGGATTGATGCAGCCGATCAAGGTGAATTTGCTGTGGGTATTCGTTCAGCACTAATTACAGGCTCTCAAAGTCTATTATTTGCTGGTTGTGGGATTGTAGCAGATTCTCAACCAAATGAAGAATTAATTGAAACAGGAATTAAATTTCAACCAATGTTGCGAGCTTTAGGAGGAATGGAAAATGAGTAA